In the genome of Pseudorasbora parva isolate DD20220531a chromosome 10, ASM2467924v1, whole genome shotgun sequence, one region contains:
- the ak7b gene encoding adenylate kinase 7: protein MAGQTKETPPNSRRVFINNVDKYTTKNIAKFLDSCVVGASLVDFGEADLQEEDRLQDEQPKIKDATFHIVGTISSQTEEKSSFISEEYSHLEREELLHHLMKCDVIIYDITQHAGQIAEAQWAVSALHKEMETFSGHKMFILVSTVMTWATTKPVNKDYPEIPFTDEHYRKRKAHPNFHDHIGLEKLVVKLGKTKSSQFSTYVVASGLQYGMGEHMLHLFFKMSWMGEVSRVPIFGDGSNIIPTIHVNDLAGIIQNVIDHKPKSQYFVAVDESNNTMEEIIMAITLVLGPGKTQNVSKEEIYLIRELTQTDIDSLLVNLRIEAPYLKENFNIQWVSEDGLVENIERITEEYKQTRGLRPLRICILGPPAVGKSTIAEMICKHYRLHHVKLKETITETLDNLESCVNTEDVENDDGEAQEFLDTLKENMNENEGRLDDQYVIRIMRDKLRTKPCMNQGFVLDGFPKTYEQAKQLFTGDEDPEDLQSKHEKKIIPEFVFSVDATDDFLKNRVLNLPETVVEGTSYTPEQFPRRLARFRERNVEDQTLLIYFEDLEIHPEHIEITSNDHNEYLLVKEKICKKVGKPKNYGPISKEVEEEERRKAEQQLQNQAAQRAEAERREKEEAQQRDQRWGEWNQTLEEVRRQEHDLLESQSGPFRNYLMRDVMPTLTQGLIECCTIRPDDPIDFLAEYLLKNNPDA, encoded by the exons aTGGCGGGCCAGACTAAGGAGACACCGCCGAACTCCAGACGGGTTTTTATTAACAATGTTGATAAATACACAACGAAAAATATAGCAAAG TTTTTAGACTCGTGTGTAGTTGGTGCATCTCTTGTGGACTTTGGAGAGGCTGATCTGCAGGAAGAGGACAGGCTGCAGGATGAGCAACCAAAAATCAAAGATGCAACCTTTCACATTGTGGGAACAATTTCCAGCCAAACAGAAGAGAAGAGCAGTTTTATCTCTGAAGAGTACAGC CACTTGGAGCGTGAAGAGCTTCTTCATCATCTGATGAAATGTGATGTGATAATTTACGATATTACTCAGCATGCTGGTCAGATAGCAGAAGCACAGTGGGCCGTCTCAG CTCTTCATAAAGAAATGGAAACATTTTCTGGGCACAAGATGTTTATCCTGGTGTCAACCGTCATGACGTGGGCTACAACTAAACCAGTCAATAAA GATTATCCAGAGATTCCCTTTACAGACGAGCACTACAGGAAAAGGAAAGCACACCCCAACTTCCATGATCATATCGGTTTGGAGAAACTTGTGGTCAAATTAGGCAAAACT AAAAGCTCCCAGTTCTCTACATATGTTGTTGCCTCAGGGCTACAATATGGAATGGGCGAACACATGCTTCACTTGTTTTTTAAG ATGTCATGGATGGGCGAAGTCTCCAGGGTGCCCATCTTTGGAGATGGCTCCAATATTATCCCTACTATTCACGTTAATGATCTGGCAGG GATCATCCAAAATGTCATTGACCACAAGCCAAAGTCACAATACTTTGTTGCTGTTGATGAATCCAATAACACAATGGAGGAAATCATAATG GCAATAACACTCGTACTTGGACCAGGAAAAACTCAGAATGTTTCAAAAGAAGAGATTTATCTCATACGGGAGCTGACA CAAACAGATATCGATTCTTTGCTTGTCAACCTTCGTATTGAAGCACCGTATCTGAAAGAGAATTTTAACATCCAGTGGGTGTCAGAAGATGGCTTGGTTGAAAACATTGAGCGGATCACTGAAGAATACAAGCAGACCAGGGGATTGCGG CCCCTTCGTATCTGCATTCTGGGACCACCTGCTGTTGGGAAGAGCACTATAGCAGAGATGATATGCAAACATTACAGACTTCATCATGTTAAACTTAAGGAGACAATCACTGAAACTTTAGACAACCTG GAGTCGTGTGTTAATACGGAGGACGTGGAAAACGATGATGGCGAAGCTCAGGAGTTTCTGGACACTCTAAAGGAAAACATGAATGAGAATGAAG GACGACTGGATGACCAATATGTGATTCGTATCATGAGGGACAAACTCAGGACTAAACCCTGTATGAACCAGGGCTTTGTTTTGGATGGTTTTCCTAAGACATATGAGCAGGCGAAGCAGTTATTTACTG GTGATGAAGACCCTGAAGACTTGCAATCTAAACACGAGAAAAAGATCATCCCAG AGTTTGTGTTCTCTGTTGACGCCACTGATGATTTCCTGAAAAACCGTGTTCTGAATCTACCTGAGACTGTTGTAGAGGGAACTTCCTATACCCCTGAACAGTTTCCACGCCGCTTGGCCCGCTTCAGAGAGAGAAACGTTGAAGATCAGACACTGTTGATCTACTTTGAGGACCTAGAGATTCATCCTGAGCATATAG AGATTACAAGCAATGATCACAATGAGTACTTGCTGGTCAAAGAGAAAATTTGCAAAAAAGTGGGCAAACCGAAGAACTACGGGCCAATCTCAAAGGAGGTGGAGGAAGAAGAGCGACGGAAAGCTGAACAACAGCTACAGAATCAGGCGGCACAAAGGGCAGAGGCAGAGCGGCGGGAGAAAGAAGAGGCCCAACAGAGAGATCAGCGTTGGGGAGAGTGG AATCAGACTCTTGAGGAGGTGAGGAGACAAGAACATGACTTGTTGGAATCTCAGTCAGGACCTTTCAGGAACTACCTGATGAGGGATGTGATGCCCACTCTCACCCAAGGGCTCATAGAATGCTGTACAATACGTCCTGATGACCCCATAGACTTCCTG GCTGAGTACCTTCTCAAAAATAATCCTGATGCGTAA